Proteins from a single region of Noviherbaspirillum saxi:
- a CDS encoding electron transfer flavoprotein subunit beta/FixA family protein yields the protein MKVLVPVKRVLDFNVKARVKSDGSGVELGNAKMSMNPFDEIAVEEAVRLKEAGVATEVVVVSCGVNACQETLRTALAIGADRAILVESDAELQPLAVAKLLKAIADKEQPALVIAGKQAIDDDANQVGQMLAGLMRRPQATFASKIEVAADKASATVTREIDGGLETLSIQLPAVVTSDLRLNEPRYVTLPNIMKAKKKPLDVVKAVDLGVDIAARLKTLKVSEPPQRSAGIVVPDVKTLVEKLKNTAKVL from the coding sequence ATGAAAGTACTCGTACCGGTCAAACGCGTGTTGGACTTCAACGTAAAGGCGCGCGTGAAATCCGATGGCAGCGGCGTCGAGCTGGGCAATGCCAAGATGTCGATGAACCCGTTTGATGAGATCGCCGTGGAAGAAGCCGTGCGGCTGAAGGAAGCCGGCGTTGCCACCGAAGTGGTGGTCGTGTCGTGCGGCGTCAACGCCTGCCAGGAAACCCTGCGCACGGCGCTGGCAATCGGTGCCGACCGCGCAATCCTGGTGGAGTCGGATGCCGAGTTGCAGCCACTGGCCGTGGCCAAGCTATTGAAAGCCATCGCCGACAAGGAACAACCTGCCCTCGTCATCGCCGGCAAGCAAGCCATTGACGACGATGCCAACCAGGTTGGCCAGATGCTGGCCGGCTTGATGCGCCGCCCGCAAGCAACCTTCGCCAGCAAGATTGAAGTCGCCGCCGACAAGGCCAGCGCGACCGTCACGCGCGAAATCGACGGTGGTCTCGAAACCCTATCGATCCAACTGCCTGCGGTGGTCACGAGCGACCTGCGCCTGAACGAACCGCGCTATGTGACTCTACCGAACATCATGAAGGCGAAGAAGAAGCCGCTGGACGTGGTCAAGGCGGTCGATCTGGGTGTCGATATCGCAGCGCGCCTGAAGACCTTGAAAGTCAGCGAACCGCCACAGCGCAGTGCCGGCATTGTCGTGCCGGACGTGAAGACGCTGGTGGAAAAACTAAAGAACACGGCCAAGGTGCTGTAA
- a CDS encoding LuxR C-terminal-related transcriptional regulator, translated as MQTSVMNPKNLLVATKFSPPRINARHIPRTRLLARLREAQHYTAAFITGGAGFGKTILLAQWRQELMRAGIEVAWLSLSHDDKQFPSFCSYLLAALQRLGIDGEGDMLHTGGSAQSMDAVVAIVASAAEKNGKELYLLIDDYQHVEAPSSHKLMQKLLDHCPANLHIVISSRTTPPLSLGRLRMQGQVEEIEFAELPFELEETRAFFEQNLSTLKLTADEVRLIHDLTNGWPASLQPIATMLRIRPAKRSKLRSLLWKSTDLQSYLAEDVVAYLPPELVEFMEQISIFRRFNADLAEFVTENAHAAELIKRAEDENLLIYRVDSDDSTPWYRFHPLFGEFLAQRLSQRGQAAVDAIHRRASQWFAEHDLLVESIRHANLGGDLDYAANAMEQAASGTWGFAYISPMLHLLDRLPQETLFSHPKLFFLGCLTYAFTGRADTAERWLEQIRKTDAAKNPAISSKFALMDAAIAVQREDMERVIDLLEPAHKVPLENQTMRYASLAGLATAYLSLGRYEDACKLYDDNPINPENRENDMALVFASVRAQMCLTEGNVKEAERIGSSILARSEETFGRVSVPANICAAAVCDAYYELDRIDDALEVLANRTGTLRSSNPDVMGRASICRARIDVLQGAPKAAFAFLETQAAHFNILGLDRPMAYMFAEQVKILLAMGDHILAAERVAKLNALSSIYRDATGFLAEIPAIAAFARARLALVDCNPKEALEALSEARRFAEKYGRGRTMVSANLLTAIAHDSLKQDEETSRCLVQALQTGARLGLVRTILDEWEHVGDLLAGLRDAASLDRPVARYLTELLERTAHTSLSQDAAPAARGNLDIQRGTLTPRELEILGLMAQAMSNKRIALTLNITFGTVKWNVKNILAKLGVSSRYDAIAVARQRGFLK; from the coding sequence ATGCAAACGTCTGTAATGAATCCCAAGAATCTTCTCGTCGCGACGAAATTTTCGCCGCCGCGCATCAATGCCCGCCATATTCCGCGTACCCGCCTGCTTGCCCGCTTGCGTGAGGCACAGCATTACACTGCTGCCTTTATCACTGGAGGTGCCGGCTTCGGAAAAACCATTTTGCTCGCGCAATGGCGGCAAGAACTCATGCGGGCGGGCATCGAAGTCGCGTGGCTGTCGCTAAGCCACGACGACAAGCAGTTCCCAAGTTTCTGCTCCTACCTGCTAGCTGCCTTGCAGCGTCTTGGCATCGACGGCGAAGGCGACATGCTGCATACGGGAGGCAGCGCCCAGTCGATGGATGCCGTGGTTGCCATCGTGGCCAGCGCTGCGGAAAAAAACGGCAAGGAGCTCTATCTTCTGATCGATGACTACCAGCATGTCGAGGCCCCGTCCTCGCACAAGTTGATGCAAAAACTGCTCGATCATTGTCCTGCCAACCTGCATATCGTTATTTCCTCGCGTACCACGCCGCCGCTCAGCCTTGGTCGCCTGCGCATGCAGGGACAAGTCGAAGAAATCGAATTCGCGGAATTGCCTTTCGAATTGGAAGAAACGCGCGCATTCTTTGAACAAAACCTCAGCACGCTGAAGCTGACTGCGGACGAGGTGCGATTGATCCACGACCTGACCAATGGCTGGCCGGCCAGCCTTCAGCCGATCGCCACCATGTTGCGGATCCGTCCGGCGAAACGTTCAAAGCTGCGCTCTCTCCTGTGGAAATCAACGGACCTGCAATCGTACCTGGCCGAGGACGTCGTTGCTTACCTGCCACCGGAACTGGTCGAATTCATGGAGCAGATCTCGATCTTCCGTCGCTTCAATGCAGACCTCGCGGAATTCGTCACGGAGAATGCGCACGCCGCCGAACTGATCAAGCGTGCAGAGGACGAGAACCTTCTGATATACCGCGTCGATTCCGACGATAGCACGCCGTGGTATCGCTTCCATCCGCTGTTCGGCGAATTTCTTGCACAACGCTTATCCCAACGAGGACAAGCCGCGGTCGACGCTATCCACCGGCGTGCCAGCCAGTGGTTTGCGGAGCACGATCTTCTTGTCGAATCCATTCGCCACGCCAATTTGGGCGGCGATCTTGATTATGCGGCCAATGCCATGGAACAAGCCGCCTCGGGAACCTGGGGCTTCGCGTATATCAGCCCCATGCTGCATCTGCTCGACCGCTTGCCGCAGGAGACATTGTTTTCCCATCCCAAACTCTTTTTTCTTGGATGCCTGACTTACGCGTTTACCGGTAGAGCCGATACGGCGGAACGATGGCTCGAGCAGATTCGGAAAACGGACGCGGCAAAAAATCCGGCCATTTCCTCCAAATTCGCCTTGATGGATGCTGCAATCGCGGTGCAACGCGAGGACATGGAGCGGGTGATTGATTTGCTCGAACCCGCCCACAAGGTGCCGCTCGAAAATCAGACCATGCGCTACGCCAGTCTGGCGGGACTCGCGACAGCATACCTATCGCTTGGCCGCTATGAAGATGCGTGCAAGCTTTACGACGACAATCCGATCAATCCCGAAAATCGCGAAAACGATATGGCATTGGTCTTCGCAAGCGTTCGCGCGCAGATGTGTTTGACGGAAGGGAATGTCAAGGAAGCCGAACGCATCGGCTCAAGCATTCTCGCCCGTTCGGAAGAAACGTTTGGACGCGTGTCAGTCCCTGCGAACATCTGCGCCGCCGCAGTCTGCGATGCGTACTATGAGCTTGATCGAATCGACGACGCACTCGAAGTCCTTGCCAATCGCACGGGCACTCTTCGGTCTTCAAACCCGGATGTGATGGGACGCGCCTCGATCTGCCGCGCACGGATTGACGTCTTGCAGGGGGCGCCAAAGGCGGCCTTCGCTTTCCTGGAAACGCAGGCAGCCCATTTCAATATTCTCGGCCTGGATCGTCCCATGGCGTATATGTTCGCCGAGCAGGTGAAGATTCTTCTTGCGATGGGCGACCATATCCTCGCCGCCGAGCGGGTGGCGAAACTCAATGCGCTTAGTTCCATTTATCGCGACGCGACCGGTTTTCTTGCCGAGATACCTGCCATTGCGGCGTTTGCGCGCGCACGGCTCGCCCTCGTTGACTGCAATCCCAAGGAAGCGCTGGAGGCGCTGTCCGAAGCGCGTCGTTTTGCCGAAAAGTACGGGCGCGGCAGAACCATGGTCAGCGCGAATCTGCTCACGGCAATCGCGCACGACAGCCTCAAGCAAGATGAAGAGACAAGCAGGTGCCTGGTTCAAGCCTTGCAAACGGGAGCAAGGCTTGGTCTTGTCCGGACCATTCTCGATGAGTGGGAACACGTTGGAGATTTGCTCGCGGGCCTCCGGGATGCAGCAAGCCTGGATCGCCCGGTTGCGCGATATCTAACTGAACTGCTGGAAAGAACTGCCCATACCAGCTTGTCGCAGGATGCAGCACCTGCGGCTCGCGGCAACCTTGACATTCAGCGAGGAACGTTGACACCGCGCGAATTGGAAATCCTTGGCCTGATGGCGCAAGCGATGTCAAACAAGCGCATCGCGCTGACGCTTAACATCACCTTTGGAACGGTGAAATGGAATGTGAAGAATATTCTGGCAAAACTGGGCGTATCGAGCCGGTACGATGCAATTGCCGTGGCCCGGCAGCGGGGATTTCTCAAATAG
- a CDS encoding putative bifunctional diguanylate cyclase/phosphodiesterase, which translates to MSATPTNVTLIALLLCSGFVVFTSIQAFILAAVGHRRQLYLSFGILCLLASTFPLSEYLYYTQATMQDAREVVHWRPLQSLSLIPALFWFIVQYAHPGQGRRYTKWLAVLIAVSAMTLFGQGVLEPALDDVLRLPGMIAGQKMTVTSAIVRLYAGLVLTWGLYTAAGVYRRGDRRTAGFLGASLGLMVVVLIIGVLVDLGILRIFYFTGFSFLGLVLLMTIGLGLELRDRNRHIHSLAFRDYLTGLPNRADLEERLAVLLSRRNNGSDVKGALLQIGLDNFKTINDTLGHRIGDRILKEVAFRLSAACHDSIAIRLGSDDFALLMPKLGQEHDYAAKGARQAAAGVMRSLAIPFVLNADIVEITVGIGIVIFPVASDTEVDILRRADLALQHAKRAGPGEVQMYDMSMQVEMTARMRMERALQQAQQNSEFAVYFQPQVAASGEVVGAEVLLRWKDEQGRFIPPAVFVPLAERCGLIRPIGEWVLKQACEYIATFNRVVPEFTGHVSVNVSASQFMQTDYEQSVRRQVLDTGINPSRLTLEITESAFIGDMEDAIEKINSLHAFGVRFSIDDFGTGYSSLSYLRRLPVQELKIDQAFVRNLGADGRDLHMIRTIIEISRYMGLDVVAEGVETELQRNTLEAMNCWALQGYLLSPPLDGPAFLEWVRDHRQGSQVS; encoded by the coding sequence ATGAGTGCGACCCCGACCAACGTGACCTTGATTGCACTCCTCTTGTGTAGCGGGTTCGTTGTCTTTACATCGATTCAAGCATTCATTCTTGCAGCGGTCGGCCATCGGCGGCAGTTATACCTGAGCTTTGGCATCCTGTGCCTGCTTGCATCCACCTTTCCCCTGTCCGAGTACCTGTATTACACACAGGCAACAATGCAGGACGCGCGCGAGGTCGTCCACTGGCGTCCGCTGCAGAGCCTGTCGCTGATTCCCGCGCTATTCTGGTTCATCGTGCAGTACGCACATCCAGGGCAGGGGAGGCGTTACACGAAATGGCTCGCAGTTCTGATCGCGGTGAGTGCCATGACGCTGTTCGGCCAGGGCGTTCTCGAACCGGCGCTCGACGATGTACTAAGGCTGCCGGGCATGATCGCCGGCCAGAAGATGACGGTTACGAGTGCCATAGTCCGCCTGTATGCCGGGCTTGTCCTGACGTGGGGGCTGTACACGGCAGCCGGCGTCTACCGGCGCGGTGACCGGCGAACTGCGGGTTTTCTCGGCGCTTCGCTTGGGCTCATGGTCGTGGTGCTCATCATCGGCGTCCTGGTCGACCTGGGTATCCTGCGCATCTTCTACTTCACCGGGTTCTCCTTTCTCGGCCTGGTTCTGTTGATGACCATCGGACTTGGCCTCGAGTTGCGCGACCGCAACCGTCACATCCATTCCCTCGCATTCCGCGACTACCTGACCGGCCTACCGAATCGTGCCGACCTCGAAGAGCGTCTGGCAGTCTTGCTGTCCAGACGGAACAACGGAAGCGACGTGAAAGGCGCGCTGTTGCAAATCGGCCTGGACAATTTCAAGACCATTAACGACACGCTCGGCCACCGGATCGGCGATCGGATTCTGAAGGAGGTGGCGTTCCGCCTGAGTGCTGCGTGTCACGACAGCATCGCCATCCGCCTTGGAAGCGACGACTTTGCCTTGCTCATGCCAAAACTCGGTCAGGAGCATGACTACGCGGCCAAAGGGGCACGGCAAGCGGCGGCCGGTGTCATGCGCTCACTGGCGATTCCCTTTGTGCTGAACGCGGATATCGTCGAGATCACGGTCGGCATCGGCATCGTGATTTTCCCTGTCGCGAGCGACACCGAGGTGGATATCTTGCGGCGTGCCGACCTCGCGCTACAGCATGCCAAACGTGCCGGCCCTGGAGAAGTACAGATGTATGACATGAGCATGCAGGTAGAGATGACCGCGCGGATGCGCATGGAAAGAGCCCTGCAACAGGCGCAACAGAACAGCGAATTCGCCGTGTACTTTCAGCCGCAGGTAGCGGCATCGGGCGAGGTGGTCGGCGCCGAGGTGTTGCTGCGTTGGAAAGACGAGCAGGGCCGCTTTATCCCGCCGGCCGTCTTTGTACCGCTGGCTGAGCGTTGCGGCCTGATCCGGCCGATCGGGGAGTGGGTTCTGAAGCAGGCATGCGAGTACATCGCCACCTTCAACCGCGTCGTCCCCGAATTTACGGGGCATGTATCGGTCAATGTCAGCGCCAGCCAGTTCATGCAAACGGATTATGAACAGAGTGTCAGGCGCCAGGTTCTGGATACCGGTATCAATCCATCCCGGCTGACGCTTGAGATTACCGAAAGTGCGTTTATCGGCGACATGGAAGACGCAATCGAAAAGATCAACTCCTTGCATGCATTCGGCGTCCGTTTCAGCATTGACGATTTCGGCACCGGCTACTCGTCCCTGTCCTACCTGCGTCGGCTGCCTGTGCAGGAATTGAAGATCGACCAAGCGTTCGTGCGCAACCTCGGTGCGGATGGACGCGACCTGCACATGATCCGGACGATCATAGAGATAAGCCGGTACATGGGGCTGGATGTGGTGGCGGAAGGCGTGGAAACCGAGCTTCAACGAAATACGCTTGAAGCCATGAACTGCTGGGCCTTGCAGGGCTATCTGCTGTCCCCGCCGCTCGACGGGCCGGCCTTCCTCGAATGGGTCCGCGACCATCGGCAGGGCTCGCAGGTTTCCTAA
- a CDS encoding ABC transporter substrate-binding protein — MLVLATGFHLGAFAQGVTSDQVLLGTSRPMSGPITSIANEVFTGVGVYLDHINMQGGVNDRKIVLLELDDAYDPGRAVANVKRLIEKDKVFALFGVAGAAANMAIMPLLADAGIPSIAPLSSSEALRKPFNRYVFHVMCGMADEVNKLAEHMAVRGIDKVGVVYMNGAFGEEGLALAERALAANKIAITAKSSLEANGADTDEVSAYIAKSAPKAVLLLTAGRQTIDFVKTYNRRSPGAQYFGTSTLGLHVIGKALGKDGAGMVATEIVPYPYSATSRVVMEYQKLMRQRGLKYSEESMAGFLYAKFLVEGLRRTGRDLTRERYMHTLETMGRIDFDGYSVNYSKNDHSGTRYVDLVFLSRDGDIRR; from the coding sequence GTGCTCGTCCTGGCTACTGGTTTTCATTTGGGCGCGTTTGCCCAGGGCGTGACATCCGATCAAGTGTTGCTGGGAACTTCGCGTCCGATGTCCGGCCCGATAACATCCATTGCGAATGAGGTATTCACCGGCGTTGGCGTCTATTTGGACCATATCAACATGCAGGGAGGTGTGAATGATCGCAAGATAGTCCTGCTCGAGCTCGACGACGCCTACGATCCCGGACGCGCTGTCGCCAACGTCAAGCGCTTGATCGAGAAGGACAAGGTCTTTGCCCTGTTCGGTGTCGCCGGCGCAGCAGCCAATATGGCGATCATGCCCTTGCTGGCCGACGCGGGGATCCCAAGTATCGCACCGCTAAGTTCCTCGGAGGCATTACGCAAGCCCTTCAACCGGTATGTCTTTCATGTCATGTGCGGCATGGCGGACGAGGTCAATAAGCTTGCCGAGCACATGGCTGTCCGAGGCATCGACAAGGTAGGCGTCGTGTACATGAATGGCGCGTTTGGGGAGGAAGGTTTGGCGCTCGCCGAACGAGCGCTTGCGGCGAACAAGATCGCCATCACCGCGAAGAGCAGCCTGGAGGCTAACGGGGCTGACACGGACGAGGTGAGCGCGTATATCGCCAAGTCGGCGCCCAAAGCCGTTCTCCTGCTGACCGCTGGCAGGCAAACCATCGATTTCGTGAAGACCTACAACCGACGTTCGCCCGGTGCTCAGTATTTTGGCACTAGCACATTGGGATTGCACGTCATCGGCAAGGCCTTGGGTAAGGACGGTGCTGGCATGGTTGCGACAGAGATTGTGCCGTATCCGTACTCCGCGACCAGTAGGGTGGTGATGGAATACCAGAAGCTGATGCGCCAGCGTGGACTGAAATATTCCGAGGAATCGATGGCGGGATTCCTCTACGCCAAGTTCCTCGTCGAAGGCTTGCGCCGCACCGGTCGGGATTTGACGCGCGAGCGATACATGCACACGCTCGAAACCATGGGAAGAATCGACTTCGATGGCTATAGTGTCAACTACAGCAAGAACGACCATTCAGGGACACGTTACGTCGACTTGGTGTTTCTTTCCCGGGATGGCGATATTCGTCGCTGA
- a CDS encoding acyl-CoA dehydrogenase, translating into MSQYQPPLSDIRFLLDNVFPLATHVRDCNMDLELDTALAVVEEAGKLAADCLDPINRSGDMEHAQWVDSQVATPSGFKDAYRAFCEGGWNGLKFPAPYGGQELPKVVATLVEEMWFATNLSFAMCPSLTNGAIEALLIAGSEELKARYLPKLVSGEWSGTMNLTEPQAGSDLAAIKTKAMPQADGTYRLFGQKIFISFGEHDLTDNIIHLVLARTPDAPPGVKGISLFVAPKFLVNADGSPGSRNDVRCGSIEHKMGIRASPTAVMLYGETDGAVGHLVGEENRGIEYMFIMMNDARFAVGLQGLAISERAYQHALSYAEERVQGKPVNEDGSLGTTILRHPDVRRLLLSMKSHIEAMRSLAMYVAMQKDIAHSALSAEARRAAQERIELLTPVMKGWLTETAQCVTYDALQVFGGMGFIEETGAAQYYRDARIITIYEGTTAIQANDIVGRKTIRDKGAAASSLLDEILETSRKLQLLGRPSASRLADRLVSGCASLRTAIKWLLDENTKNPRAVYASAVPYLELWGVVCGGWMHGLRLVGINKGKMQSDEIAAREASAEFFSEHVLVGATALETTILHGASAAVDYPDTQWRR; encoded by the coding sequence GTGAGCCAATATCAGCCTCCTTTGAGCGACATCCGCTTCTTGCTGGACAATGTCTTCCCGCTCGCCACCCATGTGCGTGATTGCAACATGGATCTGGAGCTCGATACCGCGCTGGCAGTGGTCGAAGAAGCGGGCAAGCTGGCCGCTGATTGCCTCGATCCGATCAATCGCAGCGGCGATATGGAACACGCACAGTGGGTCGATTCGCAAGTCGCGACACCTTCCGGCTTCAAGGACGCCTACCGCGCTTTCTGTGAAGGAGGCTGGAACGGCCTGAAGTTCCCCGCTCCCTATGGCGGGCAGGAACTGCCCAAAGTGGTAGCCACTTTGGTAGAAGAGATGTGGTTTGCCACCAATCTGAGCTTTGCGATGTGCCCGTCATTGACGAATGGCGCCATCGAGGCATTGCTGATCGCGGGAAGCGAAGAACTCAAAGCGCGCTATCTCCCCAAGCTCGTGAGCGGTGAGTGGAGCGGCACGATGAACTTGACAGAACCGCAGGCCGGCTCTGATTTAGCCGCCATCAAGACCAAAGCGATGCCGCAAGCGGACGGCACCTATCGTCTCTTCGGCCAAAAGATTTTCATTTCCTTTGGCGAACATGATTTGACGGACAACATCATCCATCTGGTGTTGGCCCGCACGCCTGACGCGCCACCGGGGGTCAAGGGAATTTCGCTGTTCGTTGCGCCGAAGTTTTTGGTCAATGCAGACGGCTCGCCCGGTTCGCGCAACGATGTGCGCTGCGGATCCATCGAGCACAAGATGGGCATTCGCGCCAGTCCGACCGCAGTCATGTTGTATGGGGAAACCGATGGCGCAGTCGGGCATCTTGTTGGCGAGGAAAACCGCGGCATCGAATACATGTTCATCATGATGAACGATGCGCGCTTCGCGGTCGGTTTGCAGGGCTTGGCAATTTCAGAGCGTGCCTACCAGCACGCGTTGTCGTACGCGGAAGAGCGGGTGCAGGGCAAGCCCGTCAACGAAGATGGCAGTCTTGGCACCACCATCCTGCGCCATCCCGATGTACGCCGCTTGCTCCTGTCAATGAAGAGCCACATCGAAGCCATGCGCAGCCTGGCCATGTATGTCGCGATGCAGAAGGATATCGCGCACAGCGCTCTCTCTGCCGAAGCCCGCCGCGCGGCGCAGGAGCGGATCGAGTTGCTCACCCCGGTCATGAAAGGCTGGCTCACGGAAACGGCCCAATGCGTCACCTATGACGCGCTGCAGGTCTTTGGCGGGATGGGCTTTATCGAAGAAACCGGTGCAGCACAATACTATCGGGACGCACGCATCATCACGATCTATGAAGGTACCACGGCCATCCAGGCCAATGACATCGTGGGACGCAAAACGATTCGTGACAAAGGAGCGGCCGCATCTTCTCTGCTCGATGAAATCCTGGAAACCAGTCGCAAGTTGCAGTTGCTCGGAAGGCCGTCGGCTTCGCGCTTGGCAGATCGCCTCGTCAGCGGCTGCGCCTCTTTGCGCACTGCCATCAAATGGTTACTTGACGAGAACACCAAGAACCCGCGTGCGGTATACGCAAGCGCCGTGCCGTATCTCGAACTGTGGGGCGTTGTCTGTGGTGGCTGGATGCATGGCTTGCGACTCGTCGGCATCAACAAGGGCAAGATGCAGTCAGACGAGATAGCAGCGCGAGAAGCTTCGGCGGAATTCTTCAGCGAGCATGTGCTAGTGGGCGCCACGGCACTGGAAACGACGATTCTGCACGGTGCGAGCGCAGCGGTGGATTATCCCGATACGCAGTGGCGACGGTGA
- a CDS encoding electron transfer flavoprotein subunit alpha/FixB family protein — protein sequence MTTLVIAEHDNQQLKVATLNTVTAATRCGGEVHVLVAGANCAAVAQAASKIAGVAKVLCADAPHLGNGLAENVAEQVLALAGNYSHILAPATASGKNVQPRVAAALDVAQISDITRVDAPDTFERPIYAGNVLAVVQSSDIVKVITVRGTGFDTADATSGAATVEQVTPAADVGLSQFVSREVTKSDRPELTAAKIIVSGGRGVGSGENFTMVLEPLADKLGAALGASRAAVDAGFVPNDYQVGQTGKVVAPQLYIATGISGAIQHLAGMKDSKVIVAINKDPEAPIFSVADYGIVGNLFTLVPELVAELG from the coding sequence ATGACGACCCTCGTAATTGCTGAACACGACAATCAACAACTGAAGGTGGCGACGCTGAATACGGTAACCGCAGCAACACGCTGCGGCGGCGAAGTCCACGTGCTGGTCGCCGGTGCCAATTGTGCTGCCGTGGCCCAAGCCGCATCGAAGATTGCGGGCGTAGCCAAGGTGCTGTGCGCCGATGCGCCGCATCTGGGCAATGGGCTTGCGGAGAATGTCGCCGAACAAGTCCTGGCACTGGCCGGCAACTACAGCCATATCCTGGCGCCGGCAACTGCCTCCGGCAAGAACGTGCAGCCACGCGTGGCGGCCGCACTGGACGTGGCGCAGATTTCCGATATCACGCGCGTGGATGCCCCCGACACATTCGAACGTCCGATCTATGCCGGCAATGTCTTGGCGGTAGTGCAGTCGTCCGACATCGTGAAGGTGATCACGGTGCGCGGCACGGGCTTTGACACTGCCGATGCCACCAGCGGTGCGGCCACAGTTGAACAAGTTACGCCGGCCGCCGATGTTGGCCTCTCGCAATTCGTGTCCCGCGAAGTGACGAAATCGGATCGTCCGGAACTGACTGCCGCCAAGATCATCGTTTCCGGCGGACGCGGTGTCGGTTCAGGCGAGAACTTCACCATGGTGCTGGAGCCCTTGGCTGACAAGTTGGGCGCGGCACTCGGTGCGTCGCGCGCTGCCGTCGACGCGGGCTTTGTGCCGAACGATTATCAGGTCGGACAGACCGGCAAGGTGGTGGCACCCCAACTGTATATCGCCACCGGCATCTCCGGCGCGATTCAGCATTTGGCCGGCATGAAGGACTCGAAAGTGATCGTCGCGATCAACAAGGATCCCGAAGCACCGATCTTCTCGGTCGCGGACTATGGAATTGTGGGGAACCTCTTCACGTTAGTACCGGAACTCGTGGCTGAACTGGGGTAA
- a CDS encoding acyl-CoA dehydrogenase family protein, which produces MSDTSAVFLSEQEVMIRDAARKVAREVVAATAAERDRTAAWPRDELRAAAELGFLGMHVPEEFGGSGLSFVEYCLAIEEFAYADAGFATILHVHNGMADMVHRVGTEEQKRQYLRGMTSGETIAAGLLTEPQAGSDTGAFRTTARREGSHYVLNGSKQFISNGNEAGIAFAIAAHTETPEGKKGASMIIIDPRTPGYNVTRVENKMGQRSAHVAAIQLDNCRVPVENIIGEEGTAYARLLATLSEGRIGIAAVAVGAARAALEAAVQYAKEREAYGAPIIKLQGVAFDLADMATQVEVAHQFVLHAARLHAAGVPCAKEASMAKLFASEMAEKVCSDALQIHGGYGYLNDFPVERYCRDVRVTKIYEGTSHIQKVIIARNL; this is translated from the coding sequence ATGAGTGATACATCAGCAGTCTTCCTGAGCGAGCAGGAAGTCATGATTCGCGACGCTGCCAGGAAGGTGGCGAGGGAAGTGGTAGCGGCGACGGCAGCAGAGCGCGATCGCACCGCGGCATGGCCGCGCGATGAGTTGAGGGCAGCCGCCGAACTCGGTTTTCTCGGCATGCACGTTCCGGAGGAATTTGGCGGTTCCGGCCTCAGCTTTGTCGAATACTGCCTGGCCATTGAAGAATTCGCTTATGCGGATGCCGGCTTTGCCACCATCTTGCATGTTCACAACGGCATGGCCGACATGGTGCACCGTGTCGGAACCGAAGAGCAAAAGCGTCAATATCTGCGCGGCATGACATCGGGCGAGACGATTGCCGCGGGCCTTTTGACCGAACCGCAGGCAGGTTCGGATACGGGGGCATTCCGCACCACTGCACGCCGCGAAGGATCGCATTATGTTCTGAACGGCAGCAAGCAGTTCATTTCTAACGGCAACGAAGCCGGCATCGCCTTCGCTATCGCCGCGCACACCGAAACGCCCGAAGGCAAGAAGGGCGCCAGCATGATCATCATCGATCCGCGCACGCCCGGCTATAACGTGACGCGCGTCGAGAACAAGATGGGCCAGCGTTCCGCCCATGTTGCGGCGATCCAGCTGGACAACTGCCGCGTACCTGTCGAGAACATCATCGGCGAAGAGGGCACTGCCTATGCGCGCCTGTTGGCCACGCTGTCCGAAGGTCGCATCGGCATCGCTGCCGTGGCAGTCGGCGCGGCTCGGGCAGCACTGGAAGCGGCGGTGCAGTACGCCAAGGAGCGTGAAGCTTATGGCGCTCCGATCATCAAACTGCAAGGTGTCGCTTTCGACTTGGCCGACATGGCAACGCAAGTTGAGGTCGCGCACCAATTCGTGTTGCATGCGGCACGTCTTCATGCAGCGGGCGTACCCTGCGCAAAGGAAGCGTCGATGGCCAAGCTGTTCGCCAGCGAGATGGCGGAAAAGGTGTGCTCCGATGCCTTGCAAATCCACGGCGGCTACGGTTATCTGAACGACTTCCCGGTCGAGCGGTATTGCCGTGATGTGCGTGTGACCAAGATTTATGAAGGCACAAGCCACATTCAAAAAGTGATCATTGCGCGCAACCTGTAA